Proteins found in one Deinococcus sp. YIM 134068 genomic segment:
- the rapZ gene encoding RNase adapter RapZ produces MPFVIVSGLSGSGKSTALRTLEDAGFFITDNLPPELWGAMHDLVTASGLERVAISTDARTRHFLGALESSYARLARRREDLHVLFLEANSEVLLRRYNLTRREHPLGETLMVDFARERELLSPLRAIADTVIDTTNLSAKELAERLLQTFRLEHDFTLRLLSFGFKNAPPRDADLVVDVRTLPNPYYVPDLSPRTGLQPEVAAYVFQDPASEEFYGEVRDFVRTAARRARDSGRRGYTVAVGCTGGQHRSVAVAERLARDLADLDAQVTDHRDMQLGEAG; encoded by the coding sequence ATGCCGTTCGTGATCGTCTCGGGCCTGTCGGGGAGTGGGAAGAGCACCGCGCTCAGAACGTTGGAGGACGCGGGTTTCTTCATCACCGACAACCTGCCGCCCGAGCTGTGGGGGGCCATGCATGACCTCGTGACGGCGAGCGGGCTGGAGCGGGTGGCGATCAGCACGGACGCGCGGACGCGGCACTTCCTGGGGGCGCTGGAGTCGAGCTATGCCCGGCTCGCGCGGCGGCGGGAGGACCTGCACGTCCTGTTTCTGGAGGCGAACTCGGAGGTGCTGCTGCGGCGGTACAATCTGACCCGGCGCGAGCATCCCCTCGGCGAGACGCTGATGGTGGACTTCGCGCGGGAACGGGAGCTGCTCTCGCCCCTGCGCGCCATCGCGGATACGGTGATCGACACGACGAACCTCAGCGCGAAGGAACTCGCGGAGCGCCTCCTCCAGACCTTCCGGCTGGAACACGACTTCACGCTGCGGCTGCTGAGCTTCGGCTTCAAGAATGCGCCGCCGCGCGACGCCGACCTCGTGGTGGACGTGAGAACGCTGCCCAACCCGTACTACGTGCCCGACCTCAGCCCCAGGACCGGACTGCAACCGGAGGTGGCGGCCTATGTCTTTCAGGACCCGGCGTCGGAGGAGTTCTACGGCGAGGTGCGCGACTTCGTGCGGACGGCGGCGCGGCGGGCGCGGGACTCCGGGCGGCGGGGGTACACGGTGGCGGTGGGCTGCACGGGCGGGCAACACCGCTCGGTGGCGGTGGCCGAGCGGCTGGCCCGCGACCTGGCGGACCTCGACGCGCAGGTGACGGACCACCGCGACATGCAGTTGGGGGAGGCGGGATGA
- the metG gene encoding methionine--tRNA ligase, whose protein sequence is MTRQPEREFYITTAIDYANGAPHIGHVYEKILTDALARYHRLAGFEVTFLTGTDEHGEKIAKAAAKAGQTPQAFVDDLSLRAFKGLWDRLEISYDDFIRTTEGRHKRYVQDILQRVWGAGDIYFAEYEGLYSVGAERYVTEKELVEGGDGVRRYPGDKDPPELRREANYFFKMEKYQAWLLGHIQQNPDFIQPAGYRNEVLEMLREPIGDLSISRPKSRVPWGIELPWDPDHVTYVWFDALLNYVSGPVSRGMGEETIGLAWHVIGKDILKPHAVFWPTMLRAAGLPVYRKLVVHSHILAEDGRKMGKSLGNAIDPEQLVAEYPVDAIRYTLLREASLSADSPYGEGILVSRLTSDLANDLGNLLSRTVSMIGKYRNGVLPQAHEPGEREHQIESAALALPGEVLGLVRDLKVNMAIEAAMNFVRDLNRYIAESAPWNLAKSDETARRLDTVLYTAAEGLRVASVALEAVIPIKARELRAQLGLGGQSYTLSGAWGLTPAGTRVPGGPILFPKPEPREEGETPTPPPAKKERKVVTQTEKPQPQQPAPTPSATPAATEALISIEDFARVDLRIVEVVAAEAVEKADKLLKLTVKLGDETRTVVSGIRKWFEPGDLVGRKVVLVANLKPAKLRGIESQGMILAAEDESGNLDLVGTRLELPSGTKVR, encoded by the coding sequence ATGACGAGACAGCCTGAGCGAGAGTTCTACATCACGACCGCCATCGACTACGCGAACGGCGCGCCACACATCGGGCACGTCTACGAGAAGATTCTGACCGACGCCCTCGCCCGCTACCACCGCCTCGCCGGGTTTGAGGTGACCTTCCTGACCGGCACCGACGAACACGGCGAGAAGATTGCCAAGGCCGCCGCGAAGGCCGGGCAGACCCCGCAGGCGTTCGTGGACGACCTCTCCCTGCGCGCCTTCAAGGGCCTGTGGGACCGCCTGGAGATCAGCTACGACGACTTCATCCGCACGACCGAGGGGCGGCACAAGCGGTACGTGCAGGACATCCTCCAGCGCGTGTGGGGCGCGGGCGACATCTACTTCGCCGAGTACGAGGGCCTGTACTCGGTCGGGGCCGAGCGGTACGTGACCGAGAAGGAACTCGTCGAGGGCGGTGACGGCGTGCGCCGCTACCCCGGCGACAAGGACCCGCCCGAGCTGCGGCGCGAGGCGAACTACTTCTTCAAGATGGAGAAGTACCAGGCGTGGCTGCTGGGGCACATCCAGCAGAACCCCGACTTCATCCAGCCCGCCGGGTACCGCAACGAGGTGCTGGAGATGCTGCGCGAGCCCATCGGCGACCTGAGCATCAGCCGCCCGAAGTCGCGGGTGCCGTGGGGGATCGAGCTTCCCTGGGACCCCGACCACGTGACCTACGTGTGGTTCGACGCGCTGCTGAACTACGTCTCCGGGCCGGTCAGCCGGGGAATGGGCGAGGAGACCATCGGCCTCGCGTGGCACGTCATCGGCAAGGACATCCTCAAGCCGCACGCGGTCTTCTGGCCGACGATGCTGCGGGCGGCGGGGCTGCCGGTCTACCGCAAACTCGTCGTCCACAGCCACATCCTCGCGGAGGACGGGCGCAAGATGGGCAAGAGCCTGGGCAACGCCATCGACCCCGAGCAGCTCGTCGCCGAGTACCCGGTGGACGCCATCCGCTACACCCTGCTGCGCGAGGCGAGCCTGAGCGCCGACAGCCCCTACGGCGAGGGCATCCTCGTCTCGCGGCTGACCTCGGACCTAGCGAACGACCTCGGCAACCTGCTCTCGCGCACGGTCAGCATGATTGGGAAGTACCGGAACGGCGTTCTCCCGCAGGCCCACGAGCCGGGCGAGCGCGAGCACCAGATCGAGTCGGCGGCGCTGGCCCTCCCCGGCGAGGTGCTGGGGCTGGTGCGCGACCTGAAGGTGAACATGGCGATCGAGGCGGCGATGAACTTCGTGCGCGACCTCAACCGCTACATCGCCGAGAGTGCGCCGTGGAACCTCGCCAAGTCCGACGAGACCGCCCGCCGCCTCGACACCGTGCTCTACACCGCCGCCGAGGGCCTGCGCGTGGCGAGCGTGGCGCTGGAGGCCGTCATTCCCATCAAGGCCCGCGAACTCCGCGCCCAACTCGGCCTCGGCGGACAGTCCTACACCCTGAGCGGCGCGTGGGGCCTGACCCCCGCCGGAACGCGCGTGCCCGGCGGCCCGATCCTCTTCCCCAAGCCCGAGCCGAGGGAGGAGGGCGAGACCCCGACGCCCCCGCCCGCCAAGAAAGAGAGAAAAGTCGTGACCCAGACCGAAAAGCCGCAGCCCCAGCAACCCGCCCCGACCCCCAGCGCCACGCCCGCCGCAACCGAAGCCCTGATCTCCATCGAGGACTTCGCCCGCGTGGACCTGCGGATCGTGGAGGTTGTCGCCGCCGAGGCCGTGGAGAAGGCCGACAAGCTGCTCAAGCTGACCGTGAAGCTGGGCGACGAGACGCGCACGGTCGTCAGCGGCATCCGCAAGTGGTTCGAGCCGGGCGACCTCGTGGGCCGCAAGGTGGTCCTCGTCGCCAACCTCAAGCCCGCCAAGCTGCGCGGCATCGAGAGTCAGGGCATGATCCTCGCCGCCGAGGACGAGTCGGGCAACCTCGATCTGGTGGGCACGCGGCTGGAGTTGCCGAGCGGGACGAAGGTGCGGTAG